In a genomic window of Streptococcus mitis NCTC 12261:
- a CDS encoding DUF3397 family protein, producing the protein MGMILMKLASILLLILTLVVCIIITKLFRLKKLGRNFADLAFPVLVFEYYLITAKTFTHNFLPRLGLALSLLAIILVFFFLLKKRSFYYPKFIKFFWRAGFLLTLVMYIEMIVELMAL; encoded by the coding sequence ATGGGTATGATTTTAATGAAATTAGCATCTATTTTATTATTGATACTGACCCTAGTAGTCTGCATTATCATAACCAAACTTTTTAGATTAAAAAAACTAGGACGAAACTTTGCGGATTTGGCTTTTCCAGTCTTGGTATTTGAATATTACCTTATTACAGCTAAAACCTTTACCCATAATTTCCTCCCTAGACTGGGCCTAGCCCTCTCACTCTTAGCCATTATTCTCGTCTTTTTCTTCCTTCTGAAAAAACGCAGTTTTTACTATCCTAAATTCATCAAATTCTTCTGGCGTGCAGGATTCTTATTAACCCTTGTCATGTATATCGAGATGATTGTTGAATTGATGGCCCTCTAG
- a CDS encoding YihY/virulence factor BrkB family protein, giving the protein MKKWWKELIDKPLLKAFLHYYQASDSELTSVAVAYYWLISIFPLLLVVVNILPYFRIPVSNFLKVVNEFLPDTMYDVVAKIITEVLTQPSTGLLSFAVLSALWTFSKSMNFLQKAFNKAYGVAKNRGMISHQLMSLFVSFGLQILFALALFLSVFGRMLLNLIKSYWKSDSPIFDYLQDLTGPLVYALIFAILVMLYYFLPNVKVLRIRSVLPGSAFVMLTLVLLLNIFSVYINNYVNRLVDVRFFSSVVVVVMMFWFILIAKILIVGAVINASVQSLKDPSLRIN; this is encoded by the coding sequence ATGAAAAAGTGGTGGAAAGAGCTGATAGATAAGCCCTTATTAAAAGCTTTTTTGCATTATTATCAAGCATCAGATAGTGAGTTGACCAGTGTCGCAGTAGCCTACTATTGGTTGATTTCGATTTTCCCCCTGCTTTTGGTGGTGGTTAATATCCTCCCTTATTTTCGGATTCCAGTTTCTAATTTTTTAAAGGTTGTCAATGAATTTTTGCCCGATACCATGTATGATGTGGTTGCAAAGATTATTACAGAAGTGCTGACCCAACCGTCAACAGGCTTATTGAGTTTTGCGGTTTTGTCAGCTCTATGGACCTTTTCAAAATCCATGAATTTCCTACAGAAAGCCTTTAATAAAGCTTACGGAGTAGCTAAAAATCGTGGAATGATTTCCCATCAGCTTATGAGTTTGTTTGTCAGTTTTGGCTTGCAGATTCTCTTTGCTTTAGCCCTCTTTCTCAGTGTCTTTGGTCGCATGCTTCTCAACCTTATCAAGAGCTACTGGAAATCGGATAGTCCTATCTTTGATTATCTGCAAGACCTAACAGGCCCCTTGGTCTATGCCTTGATTTTTGCAATCTTGGTCATGCTTTATTACTTCCTGCCTAATGTTAAGGTCCTACGAATTCGCTCTGTATTACCAGGTAGTGCCTTTGTCATGCTGACTCTGGTCTTACTGCTCAATATCTTTTCAGTCTATATTAACAATTATGTCAATCGCCTAGTAGACGTGCGTTTTTTCAGTTCCGTCGTCGTGGTGGTCATGATGTTCTGGTTTATTCTCATCGCTAAGATTTTGATTGTCGGCGCGGTTATCAATGCCAGTGTTCAGAGCTTGAAAGATCCGAGCTTGAGAATAAATTAA
- a CDS encoding tRNA (mnm(5)s(2)U34)-methyltransferase — protein MKRPLEMAHDFLAEVVTKEDIVVDATMGNGHDTIFLAKLAKQVYAFDIQEQALEKTQERLDQAGMTNAQLILQGHETLDQFVTEAKAGIFNLGYLPSADKSVITQPQTTIEALEKLCHLLVKGGRIAIMIYYGHKGGDLERDAVLDFVSQLNQQEYTAAIYRTLNQVNNPPFLVMIEKLERYRHG, from the coding sequence ATGAAAAGACCACTTGAGATGGCACATGATTTTTTGGCTGAGGTAGTGACAAAAGAGGATATCGTAGTGGATGCGACCATGGGTAATGGTCATGACACGATTTTTTTAGCGAAACTAGCTAAGCAAGTCTATGCCTTTGATATTCAGGAGCAAGCCTTGGAAAAGACCCAAGAGCGTTTGGACCAAGCTGGAATGACAAATGCCCAGTTAATCTTGCAAGGTCACGAGACACTGGACCAGTTTGTGACAGAAGCCAAGGCAGGGATTTTTAATCTGGGCTATTTGCCATCAGCTGATAAGTCAGTCATTACCCAACCTCAGACAACGATTGAAGCATTAGAAAAGCTGTGTCATTTGCTTGTCAAAGGTGGACGGATTGCTATCATGATCTATTATGGTCATAAAGGAGGCGACCTAGAGAGGGATGCTGTCTTGGATTTTGTCAGCCAGTTGAACCAACAAGAGTACACAGCTGCCATTTACCGAACCCTGAACCAAGTCAACAACCCACCGTTTTTAGTGATGATTGAAAAATTAGAGAGATATAGACATGGATAA
- a CDS encoding TIGR01212 family radical SAM protein (This family includes YhcC from E. coli K-12, an uncharacterized radical SAM protein.) yields the protein MKVMKSYNTLNDYYRKLFGEKTFKVPIDAGFDCPNRDGTVAHGGCTFCTVSGSGDAIVAPDAPIREQFYKEIDFMHRKWPDVQKYLVYFQNFTNTHEKVEVIRERYEQAINEPGVVGINIGTRPDCLPDETIEYLAELSERMHVTVELGLQTTYETTSDLINRAHSYELYVETVKRLRKYPKIEIVSHLINGLPGETHEMMIENVRRCVTDNDIQGIKLHLLHLMTNTRMQRDYHEGRLQLMSQDEYVKVICDQLEIIPKHIVIHRITGDAPRDMLIGPMWSLNKWEVLNSIEMEMRRRGSIQGCKAVKQEFENEKTT from the coding sequence ATGAAAGTTATGAAATCTTATAACACCTTGAATGATTATTATCGAAAACTCTTTGGAGAAAAGACCTTTAAAGTCCCGATTGATGCGGGATTTGACTGTCCCAATCGTGATGGAACTGTGGCTCATGGAGGCTGTACTTTTTGTACGGTTTCAGGTTCTGGAGATGCTATCGTAGCACCGGATGCGCCTATCCGAGAGCAATTTTATAAGGAAATTGACTTTATGCACCGCAAGTGGCCAGATGTGCAGAAGTATCTGGTTTATTTTCAAAATTTTACCAACACCCATGAAAAGGTGGAAGTCATTCGAGAGCGCTATGAGCAGGCTATCAACGAGCCAGGTGTGGTGGGAATCAATATTGGAACGCGCCCAGACTGTTTACCAGACGAAACCATCGAATATTTGGCTGAATTATCGGAGCGCATGCATGTGACGGTTGAATTGGGCTTGCAGACCACTTATGAAACAACCTCTGACCTGATTAACCGTGCCCACTCCTATGAGTTGTATGTGGAGACGGTCAAGCGTTTGAGAAAATATCCCAAGATTGAGATTGTTTCTCATTTGATCAACGGACTTCCTGGTGAAACCCATGAGATGATGATTGAAAATGTCCGCCGTTGTGTCACGGATAACGATATTCAAGGGATTAAACTGCACTTGCTTCACCTGATGACCAATACTCGTATGCAACGGGACTACCACGAGGGACGTTTGCAACTGATGAGTCAGGACGAATATGTCAAGGTCATCTGTGACCAACTGGAAATCATTCCCAAGCATATCGTCATCCATCGAATCACAGGAGATGCACCTAGAGATATGCTGATTGGGCCTATGTGGAGCCTCAATAAGTGGGAAGTGCTCAACAGCATTGAGATGGAGATGCGACGTCGTGGAAGTATTCAAGGATGCAAGGCTGTAAAACAGGAGTTTGAAAATGAAAAGACCACTTGA
- a CDS encoding cation:proton antiporter, translating to MELLIYLILFLLVLIVSSTTNKLLPFLPLPLVQILLGIVIGLFLPNTDFHLNTELFLALVIGPLLFRESEEADITAILKHWRIIVYLIFPVIFISTLSLGGLSHLLWLSLPLAACLAVGAALGPTDLVAFASLSERFSFPKRVSNILKGEGLLNDASGLVAFQVALTVWTTGAFSLGQASSSLIFSILGGFLIGFLTAMTNRFLHSFLLSVRATDIASELLLELSLPLVTFFLAEEVHVSGIIAVVVAGILKASRFKKITLLEAQVDTVTETVWHTVTFMLNGSVFVILGMELEMIAEPILTNPIYNPLLLLVSLIALTFVLFAIRFVMIYGYYAYRTRRLKKKLNKYMKDMLLLTFSGVKGTVSIATILLIPSNLEQEYPLLLFLVAGVTLVSFLTGLVVLPHLSDEQEESKDYLMHIAILNEVTLELEKELEDTRNKLPLYAAIDNYHGRIENLILSQENKGAQEDWEGLKLLILSIESDGLEQAYEEGKMSERAYRVYQRYLKNMEQSINRKFASRLTYYFLVSLRILRFLLHEVFTFGKTFRSWKNEESQKLRALDYDQIAELYLENTEMIIESLENLKGVYKSSLISFMQDSRLRETAIITSGAFVERVINRVKPNNIDEMLRGYYLERKLIFEYEEKRLITTKYAKKLRQNVNNLENYSLKEAANTLPYDMVELVRRN from the coding sequence GTGGAATTACTGATTTACCTTATCCTATTTTTACTGGTCTTGATTGTCTCAAGTACAACCAATAAGCTCCTGCCCTTTTTGCCTCTCCCTTTGGTGCAGATTCTTTTGGGAATCGTGATTGGTCTTTTTTTACCCAATACCGACTTTCACCTCAATACGGAGTTGTTTTTGGCACTGGTTATCGGGCCCTTGCTTTTCCGAGAGTCGGAGGAAGCAGATATTACGGCTATTTTAAAACACTGGCGAATCATTGTTTATCTCATATTTCCAGTGATTTTCATCTCGACCCTGAGTTTGGGTGGCTTGTCCCATCTTCTTTGGCTCAGTCTTCCCTTGGCGGCTTGCTTGGCTGTTGGGGCGGCACTTGGCCCTACGGACTTGGTAGCCTTTGCCTCTCTTTCGGAGCGGTTTAGCTTTCCTAAGCGCGTGTCCAATATCCTTAAGGGTGAAGGACTCTTGAATGATGCTTCTGGCTTGGTTGCCTTTCAGGTAGCTTTGACAGTTTGGACAACTGGGGCCTTTTCCCTTGGGCAAGCGAGTAGTTCGCTCATCTTTTCAATCCTAGGCGGTTTTTTGATTGGCTTTTTAACAGCCATGACCAACCGTTTCCTCCATAGTTTCTTACTTAGTGTACGAGCAACGGATATTGCCAGCGAACTTTTATTAGAATTGAGTTTGCCCTTGGTAACCTTCTTCCTGGCAGAAGAAGTCCACGTTTCAGGGATTATTGCCGTTGTAGTTGCTGGGATTTTAAAGGCAAGCCGTTTTAAGAAAATTACGCTCCTTGAAGCCCAAGTGGATACGGTGACCGAGACGGTCTGGCATACAGTAACCTTTATGCTGAACGGTTCTGTCTTTGTGATTTTAGGGATGGAGTTGGAAATGATAGCAGAGCCTATCTTGACCAACCCAATCTATAATCCCTTACTGTTATTGGTATCTCTTATAGCCCTTACCTTTGTCCTCTTTGCCATTCGTTTTGTCATGATTTATGGCTATTATGCTTATAGGACCCGACGCCTTAAGAAAAAACTAAATAAGTATATGAAGGACATGCTTCTTTTGACTTTCTCAGGTGTCAAGGGAACGGTGTCGATTGCTACGATCCTTCTGATACCAAGTAATCTAGAACAGGAGTATCCTCTCTTGCTTTTCCTTGTCGCAGGTGTGACTCTTGTAAGCTTTTTAACAGGCCTCGTGGTCTTGCCTCATCTTTCTGATGAACAGGAAGAAAGCAAGGACTATCTTATGCATATCGCCATTTTGAATGAAGTAACGCTAGAGTTGGAAAAAGAGTTGGAAGATACCAGAAATAAGCTCCCTCTCTATGCGGCTATTGACAATTATCATGGACGTATTGAAAATCTCATCCTGAGTCAAGAAAATAAGGGGGCTCAAGAAGACTGGGAGGGCTTAAAACTTCTCATCCTCAGTATTGAAAGTGATGGTTTAGAACAGGCTTACGAAGAAGGCAAGATGAGTGAGCGTGCTTATCGGGTTTACCAACGTTATTTGAAAAACATGGAACAAAGTATCAATCGTAAGTTTGCGTCACGATTGACCTATTATTTCCTTGTTTCCTTGCGGATTTTACGTTTTCTCCTACACGAAGTCTTTACCTTTGGCAAGACCTTCCGCAGTTGGAAAAATGAAGAATCACAGAAACTCAGAGCCCTTGACTATGATCAAATTGCAGAGCTCTATCTAGAAAATACAGAGATGATTATCGAAAGTCTGGAGAACCTAAAAGGGGTTTATAAGAGTTCTTTGATCAGTTTCATGCAGGATTCTCGTCTCAGAGAAACAGCTATTATCACCAGTGGTGCCTTTGTCGAACGGGTTATCAATCGTGTCAAACCCAACAATATCGATGAAATGCTGAGAGGCTATTATCTGGAGCGCAAGTTGATTTTCGAATACGAAGAAAAACGATTGATTACGACCAAGTATGCCAAGAAGTTACGACAAAATGTAAATAACCTAGAGAACTATTCCTTGAAGGAAGCTGCCAATACCCTGCCTTATGATATGGTGGAATTGGTAAGAAGAAATTAG
- the rpsU gene encoding 30S ribosomal protein S21 — translation MSKTVVRKNESLDDALRRFKRAVTKAGTLQETRKREFYEKPSVKRKRKSEAARKRKKF, via the coding sequence ATGTCTAAAACAGTAGTACGTAAGAATGAATCTCTTGACGACGCACTTCGTCGTTTCAAACGTGCGGTTACTAAAGCTGGTACTCTTCAAGAAACACGCAAACGTGAATTCTATGAAAAACCTTCTGTAAAACGTAAACGTAAATCAGAAGCAGCTCGTAAACGTAAAAAATTCTAA